From the genome of Miscanthus floridulus cultivar M001 chromosome 10, ASM1932011v1, whole genome shotgun sequence, one region includes:
- the LOC136485358 gene encoding uncharacterized protein, translating into MAKQTEVRARPAAVTATSAARARPPRASVPAFGGWEVAGGAGAAAPDYSLDFTNIRAARMQQRRKALSWSSFVGNAAVAAETPGCGGGGVEDEKPRQWSSAATSDADDDDDREQRRRHQLRRLRSADNDRQPIQPGRAAPKGRSKFKGYLFGCVSGQW; encoded by the exons ATGGCGAAGCAAACGGAGGTGAGGGCGAGGCCGGCCGCCGTGACCGCGACCTCCGCCGCGCGCGCGCGGCCGCCGCGGGCGTCGGTGCCGGCGTTCGGCGGGTGGGAGGTAGCTGGCGGCGCGGGCGCAGCGGCGCCGGACTACTCGCTGGACTTCACCAACATCCGCGCCGCCCGGATGCAGCAGCGCAGGAAGGCGCTCTCCTGGTCCAGCTTCGTCGGCaacgccgccgtggccgccgagACACccggctgtggcggcggcggcgtggaggaCGAGAAGCCCCGCCAGTGGTCCTCGGCGGCGACCAGTGacgcggacgacgacgacgaccgcgAACAACGTCGCCGCCACCAGCTCCGCCGCCTGCGTAGCGCCGACAACGACCGCCAGCCGATCCAGCCCGGCCGCGCCGCTCCCAAG GGAAGGAGCAAGTTCAAGGGCTACCTGTTTGGTTGTGTGAGTGGACAATGGTGA